Proteins encoded within one genomic window of Macrobrachium nipponense isolate FS-2020 chromosome 9, ASM1510439v2, whole genome shotgun sequence:
- the LOC135218601 gene encoding mucin-2-like translates to MTDSRLPKPTPSSGPSLTATRIAILMLLTLQITRVAPSSDTVSVTLMPFRKSADESPLRNYRSANVNKTSERSSSSSSWQEEEREEEKEMALSAAAATRCDRLLSLRHQHYQLLTTSARLAETEELLSLGPGYASVYGAALGAFQRARRSYEAAWEAVQRDADGSPSLSMNQCFAGRPCVPGVYDRGCYNCLPGRDGTIPQSCTHSSSRNALMNLVGESHVDNVKSLRSIDCVDASLRTRLQDIRTEMEFLSLLMDELCAPTGVEMNSVYQNIYDQSYSLEKRLQDLRGYIKAFNKDIVVNCDITKMQINKLQLISASGIEITVNDENLCPKTVFLTATPQEIDNHICWYISPEIQSVPPTKPSTVSEISKSSSSPFSIISEKSTTETSTESVTSSQELSSELTGTKPTTSSVSEGTTTEGTTVSKTTSNETISSQEFSSTQPTTASISEGTTVSSTTSNDTTPEHPTTSSISEGTTVSGTTSNETTSEQPTTSSVSEGTTVYATTSNETTSEHSTTSSVSEETTGSGTTSNETTTEHPTTYSVSEATTVSGTTSNETTSKHPTTSSVSEGTTVSGTTSNETTSEHPTTSSVQKEHQVLPFTTVSNVKHNQRAPTTSSVSEGTTVSGTTSNETTSEHPTTSSVSEGTTVSGTTSNETTSEHPTPKTPQAFQKEPQSPARLPMKLHQSTQPPQAFQREPLSPARLPMKLHQSTQPPQAFQREPLSSGTTSRNYIRAPNTSSVSEGTTVSGTTSNETTSEHPTTSSVSEGTTVSGTTSNETTSEPPQAFQREPCLGTGPPMKLLRGQPNPLNCLPTTSNDTTATTSADHPTTSSVTEGTTFSSGNHCPGTTSNETASEAPNHLSVS, encoded by the exons ATGACTGACAGTCGACTGCCAAAGCCAACGCCGTCGTCAGGACCCAGTTTGACTGCAACCAGAATTGCAATTCTAATGCTACTGACTTTGCAA ATCACTCGTGTGGCGCCGTCCTCGGACACCGTCTCAGTCACGCTAATGCCTTTCAGGAAATCAGCag ATGAATCCCCACTGCGGAATTATCGTTCTGCAAATGTCAACAAAACCTCGgaacgttcttcttcttcttcgtcctggcaagaagaagaaagggaagaagaaaaagaaatggccttatcagcagcagcagcgacgCGCTGCGACCGTCTTCTGTCACTGCGCCACCAACACTACCAGCTCCTAACTACGTCTGCGCGACTGGCCGAGACCGAAGAGCTGCTCTCCCTAGGACCTGGGTACGCTTCGGTCTACGGAGCCGCCCTCGGGGCGTTCCAGAGGGCGAGACGGAGCTACGAAGCGGCCTGGGAGGCTGTGCAGAGAGATGCAGATGGATCTCCTTCCCTCTCCATGAACCAGTGCTTCG CTGGTAGGCCATGCGTACCAGGGGTCTACGACCGCGGTTGCTACAACTGCCTGCCTGGGAGAGATGGGACTATTCCACAATCCTGCACTCACAGTTCATCGAGAAACGCTCTCATGAATCTTGTTGGGGAAAGTCATGTCGACAATGTCAAGTCTTTGAGGTCAATCGACTGCGTTGACGCAAGCCTCAGAACAAGACTTCAGGATATCCGCACTGAAATGGAATTCCTGAGTTTGCTAATGGATGAACTATGCGCCCCTACAGGAGTTGAGATGAATTCTGTCTACCAGAACATATATGACCAGTCTTATTCCCTAGAAAAAAGACTGCAAGATTTGAGGGGTTATATAAAGGCATTCAATAAGGATATCGTGGTGAATTGCGACATTactaaaatgcaaataaataaacttcAACTAATAAGTGCGTCCGGCATAGAAATAACCGTGAACGATGAAAATTTATGTCCAAAAACAGTTTTCCTTACAGCAACACCTCAAGAGATTGATAACCATATTTGCTGGTACATCAGCCCAGAAATACAATCAGTACCTCCAACAAAGCCATCAACAGTTTCAGAAATCAGCAAATCCAGTTCTTCACCTTTCTCAATAATATCAGAAAAATCAACAACAGAAACAAGTACAGAATCGGTGACATCATCACAAGAATTGTCAAGTGAATTGACAGGAACAAAACCAACCACCAGTAGTGTTTCAGAGGGAACCACAACAGAGGGAACCACTGTCTCTAAAACGACTTCTAACGAAACTATATCATCACAAGAATTCTCAAGTACTCAACCAACCACCGCCAGCATTTCAGAGGGAACCACTGTCTCCAGCACAACTTCCAATGACACTACACCAGAGCATCCAACCACTTCCAGCATTTCAGAGGGAACCACAGTCTCCGGCACGACTTCCAATGAAACTACATCAGAGCAACCAACCACCTCAAGCGTTTCAGAGGGAACCACAGTCTACGCCACAACTTCCAATGAAACTACATCAGAGCACTCAACCACCTCCAGCGTTTCAGAGGAAACCACTGGCTCCGGCACAACTTCCAATGAAACGACAACAGAGCACCCAACCACCTACAGCGTTTCAGAGGCAACCACTGTCTCCGGTACGACTTCCAATGAAACTACATCAAAGCACCCAACCACCTCCAGCGTTTCAGAGGGAACCACAGTCTCTGGCACGACTTCCAATGAAACTACATCAGAGCATCCAACCACCTCAAGCGTTCAGAAGGAACACCAAGTCCTACCGTTCACAACCGTTTCCAATGTAAAACACAATCAGAG AGCACCCACCACCTCAAGCGTTTCAGAGGGAACCACTGTCTCCGGCACGACTTCCAATGAAACTACATCAGAGCACCCAACCACCTCCAGCGTTTCAGAGGGAACCACAGTCTCCGGCACGACTTCCAATGAAACTACATCAGAGCACCCAACCCCAAAAACACCTCAAGCGTTTCAGAAGGAACCACAGTCTCCGGCACGACTTCCAATGAAACTACATCAGAGCACCCAACCACCTCAAGCGTTTCAGAGGGAACCACTGTCTCCGGCACGACTTCCAATGAAACTACATCAGAGCACCCAACCACCTCAAGCGTTTCAGAGGGAACCACTGTCTTCCGGCACGACTTCCAGAAACTACATCAGAGCACCCAACACCTCAAGCGTTTCAGAGGGAACCACTGTCTCCGGCACGACTTCCAATGAAACTACATCAGAGCACCCAACCACCTCCAGCGTTTCAGAGGGAACCACTGTCTCCGGCACGACTTCCAATGAAACTACATCAGAGCCACCACAAGCCTTTCAGAGGGAACCCTGTCTAGGCACGGGACCACCAATGAAACTACTCAGAGGCCAACCCAACCCCCTCAACTGCCTCCCCACGACTTCCAATGACACTACTGCCACTACATCAGCAGATCACCCAACCACCTCAAGCGTTACAGAGGGAACCACTTTCTCCTCCGGGAACCACTGTCCCGGCACGACTTCCAATGAAACTGCATCAGAGGCACCCAACCACCTCAGCGTTTCATAG
- the LOC135218602 gene encoding basic salivary proline-rich protein 4-like — protein sequence MKLHSEHPTTSSVQRNHSLPARTNSNENYNQSTQPPPAFQRELQSPARLPMKLHQSTQPPPAFSEWAPQSPPARLPMKLHQSNPTTFSVSEGTTVSARLPMKLHQSHPTTSSVSEEQTVSGHRLPMKLHQSTQPPPAFQREPQSPARLPMKLHQSTQPPPAFQREPQSPARLPMKLHQSTQPPPAFQREPQSPPRLPMKRHQSTQPPPAFQREPQSPARLPMKRHQSTQPPPAFQREPQSPARLP from the coding sequence ATGAAACTACATTCAGAGCACCCAACCACCTCAAGCGTTCAGAGAAACCACAGTCTCCCAGCACGCACGAATTCCAATGAAAACTACAATCAGAGCACCCAACCACCTCCAGCATTTCAGAGGGAACTACAGTCTCCGGCACGACTTCCAATGAAACTACATCAGAGCACCCAACCACCTCCAGCATTTTCAGAGTGGGCACCACAGTCTCCCCCGGCACGACTTCCAATGAAACTACATCAGAGCAACCCAACCACCTTCAGCGTTTCAGAGGGAACCACTGTCTCCGCACGACTTCCAATGAAACTACATCAGAGCCACCCAACCACCTCAAGCGTTTCAGAGGAACAAACAGTCTCCGGCCACCGACTTCCAATGAAACTACACCAGAGCACCCAACCACCTCCAGCGTTTCAGAGGGAACCACAGTCTCCGGCACGACTTCCAATGAAACTACACCAGAGCACCCAACCACCTCCAGCGTTTCAGAGGGAACCACAGTCTCCGGCACGACTTCCAATGAAACTACATCAGAGCACCCAACCACCTCCAGCGTTTCAGAGGGAACCACAGTCTCCGCCACGACTTCCAATGAAACGACATCAGAGCACCCAACCACCTCCAGCGTTTCAGAGGGAACCACAGTCTCCGGCACGACTTCCAATGAAACGACATCAGAGCACCCAACCACCTCCAGCGTTTCAGAGGGAACCACAGTCTCCGGCACGACTTCCATGA
- the LOC135218603 gene encoding uncharacterized protein LOC135218603 yields the protein MFKLHQSNPTTSSVSEGTTVSGTTSNETTSEHPTTSSVSEGTTVSGTTSNETTSEHNPPQTPIAFQREPQSLARLPMKLHQSTQPPPAFQREPQSPARLPMKLHQSTQPPPAFQREPQSLPRLPMKRHQSTQPPPAFQREPQSLARLPMKLHQSTQPPPAFQREPQSPPRLPMKLHQSTQPPPAFQREPQSLARLPMKLHQSTQPPPAFQREPQSLARLPMKLHQRTQPNHLKRVSEGNHRSLWQRLFQ from the coding sequence ATGTTTAAACTACACCAGAGCAACCCAACCACCTCCAGCGTTTCAGAGGGAACCACAGTCTCCGGCACGACTTCCAATGAAACGACATCAGAGCACCCAACCACCTCCAGCGTTTCAGAGGGAACCACAGTCTCCGGCACGACTTCCAATGAAACGACATCAGAGCACAACCCACCTCAAACACCTATAGCGTTTCAGAGGGAACCACAGTCTCTGGCACGACTTCCAATGAAACTACACCAGAGCACCCAACCACCTCCAGCGTTTCAGAGGGAACCACAGTCTCCGGCACGACTTCCAATGAAACTACATCAGAGCACCCAACCACCTCCAGCGTTTCAGAGGGAACCACAGTCTCTGCCACGACTTCCAATGAAACGACATCAGAGCACCCAACCACCTCCAGCGTTTCAGAGGGAACCACAGTCTCTGGCACGACTTCCAATGAAACTACATCAGAGCACCCAACCACCTCCAGCGTTTCAGAGGGAACCACAGTCTCCGCCACGACTTCCAATGAAACTACATCAGAGCACCCAACCACCTCCAGCGTTTCAGAGGGAACCACAGTCTCTGGCACGACTTCCAATGAAACTACACCAGAGCACCCAACCACCTCCAGCGTTTCAGAGGGAACCACAGTCTCTGGCACGACTTCCAATGAAACTACATCAGAGAACCCAACCCAACCACCTCAAGCGGGTTTCAGAGGGAAACCACAGGTCTCTGTGGCAACGACTATTCCAATGA
- the LOC135218264 gene encoding mucin-17-like, translating into MPSNETTTKEELQSGLSTTSSANVSHFLESTLPPTTFNETISTNESTSTQEMTTGTELPKVTENEPPFPVFPVNNTTVSETSSTAATSPETTKSSEEWTRPPTSVSPPEVSSTLITSNTTQGVESPTTASLGTTTVSTNCTELSEKEKEALTQLHLNMSSILAKIKDMQTEIEKCMHNATSIQRVLELSSILQNLISKYQEILKSLEAYQNPKDRYRGMNFIRSALKIELRNGTPNPRSQCTDEKTPISLLRSITDLRDLLTKLKNVPEDEDMQNQVICATKRIANVLTTIAKTGDTPTEKDSSKTVKLLKEIEQFALRSVETAATQRESANRVKEEELRKQLVVLNSEKKELQDEIDEVEASLRQDEEPR; encoded by the exons ATGCCTTCTAATGAAACTACAACGAAGGAAGAATTGCAAAGTGGATTATCTACGACATCCTCGGCAAATGTGAGTCATTTTTTAGAGTCAACTTTGCCTCCTACAACATTTAATGAAACTATTTCAACTAACGAAAGCACATCCACACAAGAAATGACAACTGGAACTGAACTACCAAAGGTCACAGAAAACGAACCTCCCTTCCCAGTATTCCCTGTCAATAATACAACTGTCTCAGAGACTTCGTCAACTGCTGCTACCTCGCCAGAGACCACTAAATCTTCAGAGGAATGGACAAGACCACCCACTTCTGTAAGTCCTCCAGAAGTATCTTCAACTCTAATAACCTCCAATACAACACAGGGCGTAGAATCACCTACAACTGCGTCACTTGGAACAACCACTGTGAGCACAAATTGCACAGAGTTGTcagagaaggaaaaggaagccTTGACACAACTTCATCTGAATATGTCATCGATTCTAGCAAAAATAAAGGACATGCAGACAGAAATTGAGAAGTGCATGCACAATGCGACCTCCATTCAACGCGTTTTAGAGCTGTCTTCAATCCTCCAAAATTTGATTTCAAAGTATCAGGAGATACTCAAGAGCCTCGAGGCATATCAGAATCCTAAAGACCGATATCGAGGGATGAATTTCATTCGGTCAGCCTTGAAGATCGAACTGAGGAACGGAACTCCTAATCCGAGAA GTCAATGCACAGACGAGAAGACCCCTATCAGCCTCCTGAGGTCCATCACAGACTTGCGTGACCTGCTCACAAAACTCAAGAATGTCCCTGAGGACGAAGACATGCAGAATCAAGTCATCTGTGCCACCAAGAGAATTGCAAACGTCTTGACAACG ATCGCAAAGACTGGCGATACGCCAACGGAGAAGGACTCCTCAAAAACGGTCAAGCTCCTGAAGGAGATCGAGCAGTTCGCCCTCAGGAGCGTCGAGACTGCTGCTACACAG AGAGAGTCGGCCAACAGAGTCAAAGAGGAGGAGCTTCGAAAACAACTGGTGGTCCTCAACAGCGAGAAGAAGGAATTGCAAGACGAGATCGACGAAGTCGAGGCCAGTTTGAGGCAAGATGAAGAACCGCGTTAA